The following coding sequences lie in one Mycobacterium sp. Z3061 genomic window:
- a CDS encoding hemerythrin domain-containing protein, with the protein MNAYEVLKEHHVVLKGLGRKVSEAPVNSQERHELFDEMLLELDIHFRIEDDLYYPALAAASELIAIAHAEHRQVVDQLGVLLRTPQSAPAYQQEWNTFKTVLEAHADEEERDMIPAPAPVQITDAELEELGNKMAARIAQLRGSSLHKLRTRGKAALLKAI; encoded by the coding sequence TTGAACGCATACGAAGTGCTCAAGGAGCACCATGTGGTGCTGAAAGGATTGGGGCGCAAGGTCAGCGAGGCGCCGGTGAACAGCCAGGAGCGGCATGAGCTTTTCGACGAGATGCTGCTGGAACTGGACATTCACTTCCGCATCGAGGACGACCTGTACTACCCGGCGCTGGCGGCAGCCAGTGAGCTGATCGCGATTGCCCACGCCGAGCACCGTCAGGTGGTGGATCAGCTGGGCGTGCTGCTGCGCACCCCGCAGAGCGCGCCGGCTTACCAGCAGGAGTGGAACACCTTCAAAACCGTGCTCGAGGCGCATGCCGACGAGGAAGAACGCGACATGATTCCCGCGCCCGCGCCGGTGCAGATCACCGATGCGGAACTCGAGGAACTGGGCAACAAGATGGCAGCGCGGATCGCGCAGTTGCGTGGTTCGTCGCTGCACAAGTTGCGAACCCGCGGCAAGGCGGCGCTGCTGAAGGCGATCTAG
- a CDS encoding methyltransferase domain-containing protein, translating into MPSDYVYDQGFAEERTRLGAMESLWDPGTRALLDELGLRSSEKPWRCLEVGAGGGSLLHWMASRGASVVAVDIDTRFIESLAGDTIEVRRLDIRTDELPEGQFDLVHSRLVLEHLPDRRQIIERLAATLRPGGWMVIEDLDWTPFGFDAVDAQLDLVTDAILTFMQQSGFEPRYGRRVVADLAAAGLTEVRGEGRAKVIDSNTAGFDFFSLSFESLRAAVVEAGLISEADAAAAAARFGGAVRVFTPIMMAGIGRRPAS; encoded by the coding sequence ATGCCGAGCGATTACGTCTACGACCAGGGCTTCGCCGAGGAGCGCACCCGGTTGGGCGCCATGGAGAGCCTGTGGGACCCCGGCACCCGGGCTCTGCTCGACGAGCTCGGCCTTCGTAGCTCTGAAAAGCCCTGGCGCTGTTTGGAAGTCGGCGCCGGTGGTGGATCGCTGCTGCACTGGATGGCCAGTCGCGGGGCCAGCGTGGTGGCCGTCGACATCGACACCCGCTTCATCGAATCGCTGGCCGGCGACACCATCGAGGTGCGGCGCCTCGACATCCGCACGGACGAGTTGCCCGAAGGGCAATTCGACCTGGTCCACTCGCGGCTGGTGCTCGAACACCTGCCGGACCGGCGACAGATCATCGAGCGCCTGGCCGCGACGCTGCGGCCCGGCGGATGGATGGTGATCGAGGATCTGGATTGGACGCCGTTCGGCTTCGACGCGGTCGACGCTCAACTCGACCTTGTCACCGATGCCATCCTGACGTTCATGCAGCAGTCCGGCTTCGAACCGCGCTACGGCCGCCGCGTGGTCGCCGATCTGGCCGCCGCCGGGCTGACAGAAGTTCGCGGCGAAGGCCGGGCGAAGGTGATCGACTCCAACACAGCCGGTTTCGACTTCTTCAGCCTGTCCTTCGAGAGTCTGCGCGCGGCCGTGGTGGAGGCCGGACTGATCTCGGAGGCGGACGCCGCCGCTGCAGCTGCCCGCTTCGGCGGAGCCGTCCGCGTATTCACGCCGATCATGATGGCCGGAATCGGTAGACGGCCGGCGTCCTAG
- a CDS encoding PE family protein: MSYLFTTPDLVGAAAGDLTAIASSIDAARASAAHSTTAIAAAGADEVSSAIAALFSTHAQTFQALSRQVSAFHSQFVQTLHDAVASYAGAEATNLAGLAAAEPGLELFGVRLVGNGADGTASNPAGGNGGLLWGNGGAGYTQPGSSGLTGGNGGNAGLFGNGGRGGGGGFGAAGGQGGAGGWLFGNGGAGGTGGAAAAGFNGGAAGNGGAGGSANLFGNGGAGGHGGSGLPGTGVATPVSGPAATGAAGGDKAGTVPGLFTGGDGSTGTAGAAGQVGGTGGSGGTGSDSGTSNSLFVAKGGAGGQGGTGGQGSNATVAGTGGHGGAGGNAGLLFGDGGDGGAGGAGGIGGSGGTGATGGVGGAGGAASVSAAAPGIGQATGGVGGTGGAGGTGGVGGTGGAGGDGGNGGRGGMLIGNGGDAGHGGTGGIGGAGGVGAAGGAGGAGGNATAAGTGDNDSTGGTGGTGGAGGKGGAGGTGGTGGAAGTAGAGGLLGSAGDGGSRGAAGAGGAGGAAGAGGSRGATARTSGGRRQCGQRRRQRRERQHRQSRRVRLGQLTGERAARYPWRHAERLRLRPGLRRGAHPVGRHGEPVGPRHPGSARRARPS; the protein is encoded by the coding sequence ATGTCGTACCTCTTCACCACACCGGACCTGGTCGGCGCCGCCGCTGGCGATCTCACCGCAATCGCGTCATCGATCGACGCGGCACGGGCGTCGGCGGCGCACTCCACGACCGCCATCGCGGCGGCCGGCGCCGACGAGGTCTCCTCGGCCATCGCCGCGCTGTTCAGTACGCACGCCCAGACATTTCAGGCGCTGAGCAGGCAGGTGTCGGCGTTTCACAGTCAGTTCGTCCAGACTCTGCACGACGCCGTGGCGTCCTACGCCGGCGCCGAGGCCACCAACCTTGCCGGCCTCGCCGCCGCCGAACCCGGCCTGGAACTGTTCGGTGTGCGACTTGTCGGCAACGGCGCCGACGGAACCGCGTCGAATCCGGCGGGCGGCAATGGCGGCCTGCTGTGGGGCAACGGCGGCGCCGGCTACACCCAGCCGGGTTCCTCCGGCTTGACCGGCGGCAATGGCGGAAACGCGGGCTTGTTCGGCAACGGCGGACGCGGCGGCGGTGGCGGCTTCGGGGCGGCCGGCGGTCAGGGGGGCGCCGGCGGATGGTTGTTCGGGAACGGCGGCGCCGGTGGCACCGGCGGCGCGGCAGCGGCTGGTTTCAACGGTGGCGCGGCGGGCAACGGCGGCGCCGGTGGCAGCGCGAACCTGTTCGGCAATGGCGGCGCCGGCGGGCACGGCGGCTCCGGCCTGCCCGGTACGGGCGTGGCCACCCCTGTCAGCGGGCCCGCGGCTACCGGCGCCGCCGGCGGTGACAAAGCGGGCACGGTGCCCGGGCTGTTCACCGGCGGTGACGGCTCCACCGGAACTGCTGGAGCCGCAGGCCAGGTCGGCGGCACCGGCGGCAGCGGCGGCACCGGCAGCGATTCGGGTACCAGCAACTCTTTGTTTGTCGCCAAGGGCGGCGCCGGCGGCCAGGGCGGGACGGGCGGCCAGGGCAGCAACGCCACCGTCGCGGGTACCGGCGGTCACGGCGGTGCCGGCGGCAATGCCGGGCTGCTGTTCGGAGACGGTGGGGACGGCGGCGCGGGCGGCGCCGGCGGCATCGGCGGTTCGGGCGGCACCGGCGCGACAGGTGGTGTGGGTGGTGCCGGAGGTGCGGCAAGCGTCAGCGCAGCCGCCCCCGGCATCGGGCAGGCCACCGGCGGTGTCGGCGGCACCGGGGGCGCCGGCGGCACCGGGGGTGTCGGAGGCACCGGCGGAGCCGGCGGCGACGGAGGCAACGGCGGGCGCGGCGGAATGCTGATCGGCAACGGCGGCGATGCGGGACACGGCGGGACAGGTGGCATCGGTGGCGCCGGAGGAGTCGGCGCTGCCGGTGGGGCCGGCGGGGCCGGCGGCAACGCCACGGCGGCCGGAACCGGAGACAACGATTCCACCGGCGGCACCGGAGGTACCGGCGGAGCAGGCGGCAAGGGCGGCGCCGGCGGAACCGGCGGAACCGGAGGCGCGGCCGGCACGGCGGGAGCCGGAGGGCTGCTCGGCTCAGCGGGTGACGGCGGGAGCCGTGGCGCGGCCGGCGCCGGAGGTGCCGGTGGCGCGGCCGGCGCGGGCGGTTCCCGAGGCGCGACCGCCCGCACCTCCGGGGGGCGACGCCAATGCGGGCAGCGTCGGCGGCAACGGCGCGAACGGCAGCACCGGCAGTCAAGGCGTGTCCGGCTCGGACAGCTGACCGGGGAGCGCGCTGCCCGATACCCTTGGCGCCATGCCGAGCGATTACGTCTACGACCAGGGCTTCGCCGAGGAGCGCACCCGGTTGGGCGCCATGGAGAGCCTGTGGGACCCCGGCACCCGGGCTCTGCTCGACGAGCTCGGCCTTCGTAG
- the pcaH gene encoding protocatechuate 3,4-dioxygenase subunit beta — translation MKAGERVASQRDISAEIAAISAGRQPNSADAMPRLNYPPYRSSTLRHPDNPLLAVDPDEIERSAPCFGHQDVDPLDADLTAGHPGEPIGERIIVTGRVVDESGRPVAGQLLEIWQANAGGRYRHQLDRHPAPLDPNFTGAGRCLTGPDGSYRFTTIKPGPYPWRNHDNAWRPAHIHFSVFGTAFTQRVVTQMYFPGDPLFGLDPIFQSVLDPVARQRLVAHYDHDVTEPEYATGYRWDIVLRRCSADD, via the coding sequence GTGAAGGCCGGGGAGCGCGTCGCGTCGCAGCGTGACATCTCGGCGGAGATCGCGGCCATCTCGGCCGGCCGTCAGCCAAACAGCGCCGACGCGATGCCGCGCCTGAACTACCCGCCCTATCGCAGTAGCACCCTGCGGCACCCGGACAACCCGCTGTTGGCGGTCGACCCCGACGAGATCGAGCGATCGGCACCGTGTTTCGGCCATCAGGATGTCGATCCGCTTGACGCCGACCTGACAGCCGGGCACCCGGGCGAACCGATCGGCGAGCGCATCATCGTGACGGGACGGGTGGTGGATGAATCCGGCCGGCCGGTCGCCGGACAGTTACTGGAAATCTGGCAGGCCAATGCCGGCGGGCGTTACCGCCACCAACTCGACCGGCACCCTGCCCCGCTGGACCCGAACTTCACGGGCGCCGGCCGGTGTCTCACCGGCCCCGACGGTTCCTATCGCTTCACCACCATCAAGCCCGGCCCCTACCCATGGCGCAATCACGACAACGCCTGGCGCCCTGCGCACATCCACTTCTCGGTATTCGGAACCGCTTTCACCCAGCGCGTGGTCACTCAGATGTATTTTCCGGGCGACCCCCTGTTCGGCCTGGACCCGATCTTCCAGTCGGTCCTCGACCCAGTGGCACGGCAACGACTGGTCGCCCACTACGACCATGACGTCACCGAACCGGAGTACGCGACCGGCTACCGCTGGGACATAGTTCTGCGCCGATGTTCCGCCGATGACTGA
- the pcaG gene encoding protocatechuate 3,4-dioxygenase subunit alpha, which yields MTEYRCTPGQTVGPFFGIGLPFARAAELVRGEFPGAVELHGTVYDGAGAPVPDALVEIWQPDSAGRIARASGSLRRDGSTFTGWGRAATDADGHYAFTTVAPGSANGRPPFFALTVFARGLLDRLFTRAYLPDADLDAVPELGGLEPRRRMTMRCVAESDSGRERYRFDVHLQGPDQTVFLVYGDDRT from the coding sequence ATGACTGAATACCGTTGCACCCCAGGACAAACCGTTGGTCCCTTCTTCGGCATCGGGCTGCCGTTCGCGCGCGCCGCTGAGTTGGTCCGCGGCGAGTTTCCCGGCGCCGTCGAACTGCACGGCACCGTCTACGACGGGGCCGGGGCCCCGGTGCCCGACGCGCTGGTGGAGATCTGGCAACCCGACAGCGCCGGCCGGATTGCGCGGGCGTCCGGTTCGCTGCGCCGCGACGGATCGACCTTCACCGGCTGGGGCAGGGCGGCGACCGACGCTGACGGGCACTACGCGTTCACCACGGTGGCTCCGGGCTCGGCGAACGGGCGCCCGCCGTTCTTCGCCCTCACCGTCTTTGCCCGGGGGTTGCTGGATCGGCTCTTCACTCGCGCGTACCTGCCGGACGCCGACCTGGACGCCGTCCCGGAGTTGGGCGGTCTGGAACCCCGGCGCCGGATGACGATGCGCTGTGTCGCTGAAAGTGATTCCGGGCGAGAGCGATACCGTTTCGATGTGCACCTGCAGGGTCCTGACCAGACGGTGTTCCTGGTGTACGGGGACGATCGGACGTGA
- a CDS encoding lyase family protein: MTNLLWPGDQRAGEHMSDQALLQSMLAVESAWLGALGTAGLAPVAAADLRNLVGEQDCERIAAGAEDGGNPVIGLVALLRQRAVPALSQWIHRGLTSQDVMDTALMLALRGVVTALGAQLARQIDALSALAAAHRGTPMVARTLTQHAAPTTFGAKAAGWLDAVLDARDRLDGLSTPAQFGGAVGTCSATVELATLGTGAADPAELAESVARTAATTLGLAYRAPWHTARGPVTVAADALVACTDSWGRIASDVVTLVRPEIGELSEPATAGRGGSSSMPHKRNPVLSILIRRAAISAPPLVATLHQAAALANDERPDGAWHVEWDTLRTLARRTLVAGSQCGELLAGLQVHTGRMAENLDARDLLGEQLAIAELAGKEPSPTYFGAIDRLIDESLRRARHAVGG, encoded by the coding sequence GTGACCAACCTGCTGTGGCCGGGTGACCAACGAGCCGGCGAGCACATGAGCGATCAGGCGCTGTTGCAGTCCATGCTCGCGGTGGAGTCTGCCTGGTTGGGCGCGCTCGGGACTGCGGGCCTGGCACCGGTCGCGGCTGCCGACCTGCGGAACCTGGTGGGGGAGCAGGACTGCGAGCGGATCGCGGCCGGCGCCGAGGACGGCGGCAACCCGGTGATCGGCCTGGTGGCCTTGCTGCGCCAGCGCGCGGTGCCGGCGCTGAGTCAATGGATTCACCGGGGGCTGACCAGCCAGGACGTGATGGACACCGCCCTGATGTTGGCGCTGCGAGGCGTCGTCACAGCACTGGGTGCTCAGCTGGCGAGACAGATCGACGCACTGTCCGCTCTTGCCGCTGCGCATCGAGGCACCCCGATGGTCGCCCGCACACTGACCCAGCATGCCGCGCCCACCACGTTCGGCGCCAAGGCGGCCGGCTGGCTCGATGCCGTTCTGGACGCCCGTGACCGGCTCGACGGCCTGTCGACCCCGGCCCAGTTCGGCGGTGCCGTCGGAACCTGTTCGGCCACCGTGGAATTGGCCACCTTGGGCACCGGTGCCGCTGACCCGGCCGAGCTCGCCGAAAGCGTCGCGCGCACTGCCGCAACGACGCTGGGACTCGCCTATCGTGCGCCCTGGCATACCGCGCGCGGGCCGGTCACGGTCGCCGCTGACGCCCTGGTGGCGTGCACGGACAGCTGGGGCCGCATCGCCTCCGACGTCGTCACCCTGGTGCGCCCGGAAATCGGTGAACTGAGCGAACCCGCCACCGCGGGGCGCGGAGGCTCGTCGTCAATGCCGCACAAGCGAAATCCCGTGTTGTCCATTCTGATTCGGCGGGCCGCGATATCGGCGCCACCGCTGGTGGCCACCTTGCACCAGGCGGCCGCGCTGGCCAACGACGAGCGCCCCGACGGCGCCTGGCATGTCGAGTGGGATACCTTGCGCACCCTGGCCCGACGGACTCTGGTGGCGGGTTCGCAGTGCGGCGAACTGCTGGCCGGATTACAGGTGCACACCGGACGGATGGCCGAAAACCTGGATGCGAGAGACCTTCTCGGCGAGCAACTCGCCATAGCCGAACTCGCCGGCAAGGAGCCGTCGCCGACCTACTTCGGCGCGATCGACCGGTTGATCGACGAGAGCTTGCGGCGGGCGCGGCACGCCGTCGGCGGTTAA
- a CDS encoding class I SAM-dependent methyltransferase — translation MTSDKDRLPLSGRDDEHVPGHWLLARLGKRVLRPGGVEFTRTLLVRAEVANADVIELAPGLGRTAAEIIARGPRSYVGAEADADAANLVRRVVAGHGEVKVTDAADTGLPDASADVVIGEAMLTMQSDAAKHAIVAEAARLLRPRGRYAIHELALTPDDLPEEVTTDVRQSLARAIRVNARPLTVAEWSELLGGHGLVVRHVATAPMALLAPRRVIADEGLWGAIRFGKNVLSQPDARRRVLAMRSTFRRHRERLAAVAIVAQKPG, via the coding sequence ATGACTTCCGACAAAGACCGCCTTCCGCTTTCCGGCCGGGACGACGAGCACGTCCCCGGACACTGGCTGCTGGCCCGGTTGGGCAAGCGGGTGTTGCGACCGGGCGGCGTCGAGTTCACCCGCACCCTGCTGGTCCGCGCCGAGGTAGCCAACGCCGATGTCATCGAGCTGGCTCCGGGGCTGGGCCGGACCGCGGCGGAGATCATCGCCCGCGGGCCCAGGTCCTACGTCGGCGCGGAAGCCGACGCGGATGCGGCCAACCTGGTACGCCGTGTCGTGGCGGGGCACGGCGAAGTGAAGGTCACCGATGCGGCCGACACGGGCCTGCCCGACGCCAGCGCCGACGTGGTGATCGGCGAGGCGATGCTGACCATGCAGAGCGATGCGGCCAAGCACGCCATCGTCGCCGAGGCCGCCCGGTTACTGCGGCCGCGCGGACGCTATGCGATCCACGAGCTTGCCCTGACCCCCGACGATCTACCCGAAGAGGTCACCACCGACGTCCGGCAGTCGCTGGCCCGCGCCATCAGAGTCAACGCGCGCCCGTTGACAGTGGCGGAGTGGTCGGAACTGCTGGGCGGCCACGGACTGGTGGTGCGCCACGTCGCGACGGCACCGATGGCACTGCTGGCACCGCGACGGGTGATTGCCGACGAAGGACTATGGGGTGCAATCCGATTCGGTAAGAATGTGCTCAGTCAACCGGACGCGCGCAGGCGGGTGCTGGCGATGCGGAGCACCTTCCGCAGGCACCGCGAGCGGTTGGCCGCGGTGGCCATCGTCGCGCAGAAGCCCGGTTAA
- a CDS encoding helix-turn-helix domain-containing protein has product MADPDSGPESTGRRRAVLRILRSSRTPLSIVAIAKKLAVHPNTVRFHLDTLVAEGRVEHVQPSRRGPGRPPLMFRAVPQMDRDGTRQYRLLAEILAIGLASEPDSDARAVAAGRAWGERLGSPGPDPDAERSIAHLVDVLDDLGFEPEIRDAGGHPQVGLRHCPFLELAERQSSVICPVHLGLMRGALETWAAPVTVERLEAFAEPDLCLAHLAPAGAQR; this is encoded by the coding sequence ATGGCAGATCCTGATTCGGGGCCGGAGTCGACGGGTCGCCGTCGCGCGGTACTGCGGATCCTGCGCTCGTCGCGCACGCCCCTGAGCATCGTCGCGATCGCGAAAAAGCTTGCGGTGCATCCCAACACCGTGCGTTTTCACCTGGACACCCTGGTCGCTGAGGGCCGGGTGGAGCATGTCCAGCCGAGTCGCCGCGGCCCCGGTCGCCCGCCGCTGATGTTCCGCGCGGTGCCGCAGATGGATCGCGACGGGACCCGGCAATACCGGCTGCTGGCCGAGATCCTCGCCATCGGCCTTGCCTCCGAACCTGATTCGGACGCCCGGGCAGTGGCGGCCGGCCGGGCGTGGGGCGAGCGGCTCGGATCCCCCGGACCCGATCCGGACGCTGAGAGGTCCATCGCCCACCTGGTCGACGTGCTCGACGACCTGGGTTTCGAGCCGGAGATCCGCGACGCCGGCGGCCACCCGCAGGTCGGACTGCGGCACTGCCCGTTTCTCGAGCTCGCTGAACGGCAATCGAGCGTCATCTGCCCCGTCCACCTCGGGTTGATGCGCGGCGCTCTGGAGACATGGGCGGCGCCGGTGACCGTCGAGCGCCTGGAGGCCTTCGCCGAGCCGGACCTGTGCCTGGCCCACCTGGCACCCGCGGGAGCGCAGCGGTGA
- a CDS encoding cupin domain-containing protein has translation MESISLNDLASEKLAEARQSNSGRAAHTIHGGHTHELRQTVLALIAEHELSEHDSPGEATLQVLEGHVRLTAGDDAWEGKTGDYLAIPRVRHALLAVQDSVVMLTVLKSQPGASH, from the coding sequence ATGGAATCCATCTCGCTGAACGACCTGGCGTCCGAGAAGCTGGCCGAGGCGCGGCAGTCCAACAGTGGCCGCGCCGCCCACACCATCCACGGCGGTCATACCCACGAACTGCGCCAGACCGTGCTGGCCCTGATCGCCGAACACGAGCTGTCCGAACACGACAGCCCTGGCGAGGCGACGTTGCAGGTACTAGAGGGTCACGTGCGGCTGACCGCCGGCGACGATGCGTGGGAGGGCAAGACCGGTGACTACCTCGCCATCCCGCGAGTGCGCCACGCCCTGCTGGCGGTGCAGGACTCGGTGGTGATGCTGACCGTGCTGAAGTCTCAACCCGGCGCTTCACACTGA
- a CDS encoding nitronate monooxygenase, whose protein sequence is MLSTPWSRDFGLRVPIVNAPMGGVAGGRLATAVTAAGGLGMVGMGSTATRSSLAAELREVRGRYGIGLVDWVMRRQSGLLDDALAARPALLSISFGTDLSWVSAARDAGIPTATQVYDAEDARRAADAGVDVLVARGAEGGGHGEVRLATLPLLDVVLDVVSLPVLAGGGVASPRSLAAVLAAGASGAWVGTRLSACPEALTGAPGRQALIAAAATDTRVTRVFDVAAGLPWPERFPSRVLADEFVAHWSGREEALAGDRDACVGHPAPVDAGQGVGMIRDDATVGEVIEAMCSGAEQLLSRWAT, encoded by the coding sequence GTGCTGAGCACCCCCTGGTCGCGGGACTTCGGTTTGCGGGTACCGATCGTCAACGCACCCATGGGTGGGGTCGCGGGAGGCCGGCTGGCGACGGCGGTGACCGCGGCCGGCGGGCTGGGGATGGTTGGGATGGGCAGCACCGCGACCCGGTCGTCGCTGGCGGCTGAGCTGCGTGAGGTGCGCGGGCGGTACGGGATCGGGCTGGTGGACTGGGTGATGCGACGCCAGAGCGGGCTGCTTGATGACGCGCTCGCCGCCCGGCCCGCGCTGTTGTCGATCAGTTTCGGCACTGACCTGTCCTGGGTCTCGGCCGCGCGCGATGCCGGAATACCCACCGCCACACAGGTTTACGACGCGGAAGACGCCCGCCGAGCGGCAGACGCGGGCGTCGACGTGCTGGTGGCGCGCGGGGCCGAAGGCGGCGGTCACGGCGAGGTGCGACTGGCGACGCTGCCGTTGCTGGACGTGGTGCTGGACGTGGTGTCGCTGCCGGTCCTGGCGGGTGGCGGGGTCGCCTCACCGCGCAGTCTGGCCGCGGTGCTGGCCGCCGGAGCCAGCGGGGCATGGGTGGGTACCCGGTTGTCCGCCTGCCCGGAGGCGCTGACCGGGGCCCCCGGCCGTCAGGCTCTGATCGCGGCGGCCGCGACCGACACGCGGGTCACCCGGGTATTCGATGTCGCCGCCGGCCTGCCGTGGCCAGAGAGATTTCCGTCGCGGGTGCTGGCCGACGAGTTCGTCGCGCACTGGTCCGGTCGCGAGGAGGCACTTGCCGGCGACCGGGACGCCTGCGTCGGGCACCCGGCACCGGTCGACGCGGGCCAGGGGGTCGGCATGATTCGCGACGACGCCACGGTGGGTGAGGTCATCGAAGCGATGTGTTCGGGTGCGGAGCAGTTGCTGTCGCGGTGGGCGACCTAG
- a CDS encoding DUF1990 domain-containing protein, with product MDLRTLAQQQLTYQEVGATAADQLPPGYDHMSVSAQIGTGRDRFEQAAKALMHWGMQRGAGLRVTASTDTVAVSSVVVVKMLGVLRAPCRVVYVIEEPDIRGFAYGTLPGHPESGEERFAVRYDPGNDAVYAEVSAFSRPATLLSKLGGPFVTVAQRVIAKRYLRGV from the coding sequence GTGGACCTGCGCACGCTCGCCCAGCAACAGCTGACCTACCAGGAAGTGGGCGCGACGGCCGCCGATCAGCTTCCACCGGGCTATGACCACATGAGCGTGTCGGCTCAGATCGGCACCGGCCGAGACCGCTTCGAGCAGGCGGCCAAGGCCCTCATGCACTGGGGGATGCAACGGGGCGCCGGGCTGCGGGTGACCGCCAGCACCGACACCGTCGCCGTCTCGTCCGTGGTGGTCGTCAAGATGCTGGGCGTGCTGCGGGCCCCGTGCCGGGTGGTGTACGTGATCGAAGAGCCCGACATCCGCGGGTTCGCCTACGGCACGCTGCCCGGTCATCCGGAATCCGGCGAGGAACGCTTCGCCGTCCGCTACGACCCGGGCAACGACGCGGTGTACGCCGAAGTATCCGCGTTCTCGCGGCCTGCGACCTTGCTGAGCAAACTGGGCGGGCCGTTCGTGACGGTGGCGCAGCGGGTAATCGCCAAGCGCTACCTGCGCGGGGTCTAG
- a CDS encoding TetR/AcrR family transcriptional regulator, translating into MDWLAGDRHHNARERIYDAAGALVEARGFDRLSIDLIARNVGCSRATVYRHAGGIEAIRDALLIRATTQVAETVAESVKSLPADERMIAAILMSLKVVRAHPVFAAVGSSTATARLIEQTLIGSPRVPAAAATIAGLPGDDPLAALWMVRVVLGLLYWPITEIEGGEEAIVRRFVAPLFG; encoded by the coding sequence GTGGATTGGCTGGCCGGCGATCGGCATCACAACGCACGAGAGCGAATCTACGACGCCGCCGGTGCGCTGGTCGAGGCCAGGGGCTTCGATCGGCTCAGTATCGATCTCATCGCCCGAAATGTCGGGTGCTCGCGGGCTACTGTCTACCGGCACGCCGGCGGCATCGAGGCCATTCGCGATGCACTCTTGATCCGGGCCACGACCCAGGTCGCCGAAACAGTCGCGGAGTCGGTCAAATCCCTTCCGGCCGACGAGCGGATGATTGCCGCAATCCTGATGTCTCTCAAGGTGGTTCGCGCTCATCCCGTCTTCGCGGCGGTGGGTTCCTCGACGGCGACGGCCCGACTCATCGAGCAGACGCTGATCGGTTCTCCGCGCGTCCCGGCGGCCGCGGCCACCATCGCCGGACTGCCCGGTGATGACCCATTGGCGGCGCTCTGGATGGTGCGCGTTGTGCTCGGCCTGTTGTATTGGCCGATCACCGAAATCGAGGGTGGGGAAGAGGCGATCGTGCGCCGGTTCGTCGCTCCGCTCTTCGGTTGA
- a CDS encoding aldo/keto reductase, with translation MAAHVSEKFTLGSDLTVNRLGFGAMRLTGDGVWGPPADRDECVRVLRRAVELGVNFIDTADSYGPYVSEEIIHEALHPYRGLVIATKAGLLRTGPNVWIPLGNPSYLRQECEMSLRRLGVETIDLYQLHRIDPNFPLADQLGELVTLQGEGKIRHIGLSEVDVDQLNAAREIAAIVSVQNMYNLTSRKAEPLLDAATTQGIGFIPWFPLASGPLAAPDGPLQKMAAAHDATPSQLALAWLLKRSPVMLPIPGTSRVSHLEENVAATQISLTDEEFEALSAAGAAQGD, from the coding sequence GTGGCTGCACATGTATCGGAAAAGTTCACACTGGGTAGTGACCTGACGGTCAATCGCCTCGGCTTCGGCGCGATGCGCCTCACCGGGGACGGCGTGTGGGGTCCGCCCGCTGACCGTGACGAGTGCGTGCGGGTGTTGCGGCGTGCGGTTGAACTGGGCGTGAATTTCATCGACACGGCAGATTCGTACGGGCCCTATGTCTCCGAGGAGATCATTCACGAGGCGTTGCACCCCTACCGAGGTCTGGTGATCGCCACCAAGGCCGGCCTGCTGCGCACCGGCCCGAATGTCTGGATCCCCCTTGGTAATCCGAGCTATTTGCGGCAGGAGTGCGAGATGAGCCTGCGCCGGCTCGGCGTGGAGACCATCGACCTGTACCAGTTGCATCGCATCGACCCGAACTTCCCGCTGGCCGACCAGCTGGGCGAGTTGGTCACATTGCAGGGCGAGGGCAAGATTCGCCACATCGGCCTGTCCGAGGTCGACGTCGACCAACTCAATGCCGCACGGGAGATCGCGGCGATCGTGTCGGTGCAGAACATGTACAACCTGACGTCCCGCAAGGCCGAGCCGCTGCTGGATGCCGCGACCACTCAGGGCATCGGCTTCATTCCGTGGTTCCCGCTGGCATCGGGCCCGCTGGCGGCACCGGACGGTCCGCTGCAGAAGATGGCCGCCGCGCACGATGCGACGCCCTCGCAGCTGGCGTTGGCCTGGCTGCTCAAGCGGTCGCCGGTGATGCTGCCGATTCCGGGCACCTCGCGGGTGTCGCATCTGGAAGAGAACGTCGCGGCCACCCAGATCAGTCTCACCGATGAGGAATTCGAGGCATTGTCGGCAGCCGGTGCCGCGCAAGGCGACTGA